GGCTAACTAGAGCTTCGCCATCTTTTAAATTTGGCTCATTTTTTTCTTTAAAAAGTGACTCTATGTCCTCTTTTGGCGTGAAATTTGAAATTTCAAGCTTATAGCCTCTGTGGCTTGTGCTGTCATTTGCGTAAAAATTTTCTAAATCATCAAATTTAATGCCTTTGTAACCCTTTTCTTTTGGTAAATTTGGCGTGTAATCAATCGTATCTTTAGCCATTGCCATTAGTCCAAGTGTATTTGCGATATCGTTTAGAAAATAACCTTTGTGCGGTATCGCCACATTTGTTGGCACTAAGGCGTTATTTATGCTTGTAAATGTGCCTTCTTGCTGATTTAGTGCGCTAGTATCGATGTCGCCTTCAAAAATGCTAAATTTATAATCGCCATTTTCGTTATAGCCAAGCGTCTTGCCAGGCTTTTTTTCGCTTGTAAGAGTGCAAATTTTAGCAACGCCAAGTGAGTTTGTGCGTGGTGGTATTAGCATCACACGAAATGGCGTAGCTCTTACGATCACTCCAGTAAGTGCGGCTAGTAAATTCGCATTTTCATCCGTGTAAAAATCGCTTCCTAAAATGAGCGTAAATTTGCTTTTGCCCTCACTTAAAGCCTGTATATCTAAGCCAAAATTTTCATCAAAATTTGTCAGTTTTGATGTAAGCGCGATAGGTAAATTTTCACCCCAGTTTTTAAGTATAAAAAGTAAAATTTGCTCTAACTCTCCAGCTTCATGCGTTACATAGATAAAATTTTTAGAATATTTTTTAACGATCTCATCAGCTATGTGATGAAAGTAAATTCCAGCTGCTTTATTCATTTTTAAAGCGTTATTTAACTTAAAGCTTGTCACTGGGCTTTCGTGTCTTAAGAAACTACCAGCAGTGATGATAAAATCGCTTTTTTTAATATCTTCATAGTCTGCATTATATGAGCTAAGCCCGCTAAATTCGCTAAATTTATTTAAAAATTTTTGATAATTTAGCGCCTCATTATTTATTAAATTTAGATCAAATTTCTCTCTTAAACGCTCTAAAATAAGGGCCTCTTCGTTCGTGATGAAGCTATTAAATTTTATATTTTTGATTGCGCCATTTTTAATATTTAAAACAATCTCTTCAAATTTCTCTTCATTCTTACAGGCAAGCTCGTTGTGAAAGTCATAGCCAAACCTAGCTGCTCCACTTATTTCGCCAAATGTAAAATCATTGCTGACGCGGTAAATTTGCTTACTTCTATCGCTAGTGCTCTTTTCTTTTACGTCATAGTAAATTAGCTCGCAATCGCTTTGATGTGGATTTGCTGCTGGGATAGGGTTTAGCTCCCAGATATTTGTGCTATATTGAAAATGCGAACTAATAAGCGCTCCAGTAGGGCAAACGCTGATACACTCGCCACAAAATGAGCAGTCAAGACTCTCGCCCACGCTTGGACCTATTAGGCTTTTTTGCATCTTACTAAAAACTGCGTAGGCATCTTTTGGCATACTCTCTTTTAGCTCTTTTGGCACTTCAACGCCCCTTGGTACGGTCTTTAGCGCACTCTCGCCGATCCTATCTTTACAAACAGTGACACATCTTTCGCAGACTATGCAAAGAGCTGGATCGTAGTTGATTAGCCCCCATTTTTTATGCGGTTTGTGTGTGTCAGTAATGGCAAAGCTTTGCTCTTTTACATTTAGATGCGCCGTTAAATTTTGCAATTCACATTCGCCACTTTTGTCACAAACGCCACATTGAATCGGATGATTTACGCAATAAGTCTGCATGATTGCATTTCGCTCGGCAGCGATTTCTGGCGTGTTTGTATAAATTTGCATATCCTCTTTTGCTTTGGCATTGCAGCTATAAACTACTTTGCCGTTTGCCTCGACCATGCAAAGCCTACAAGCAAGAGTTGGCGAGCAGCCGCTAAGATAGCAAAGAGCTGGGATATAAATTCCATTTGCTCTTGCGATATTTAGGATACTCTCGCCTTCATCTGCTTCTAAAATTTGATCATTTATGCTTATTTTCATTTACTAACTACTACTTGTTTAAATGCGTATCCATCAAACTCTTTTGCGCCAAATATCGCAACTGTGCCTTTTAGCGAATGGTCTAGTTTAAATTTTGCCGTCACGCTAAAATCTTTTGCTTTAAGCTCTAGCATATCGCCATCCTTTGCCTTTGCTACGATGCCAAATTGCACGCCGCCCACGATCTCATCGCTTGCGTTTTTGTTTAGATAAACGACCGCTCCGTCAAAATTTTCAAGCTCTTTTAGCTCGTCTATTTTGTGATAATCGTTAAATTCTTTCCTGCAACCACCAGCCAAAACGACATTTTTGCCTAAAATTTCAAGTAGCCAAAAGATCGCATCTTTATCTGGATGAGTAAAAAATGAATCATCAATAACGATGTTTTTAACGTCCTTTATCCACTCGCCTAGCTCTTCAAATTCCTCTTCACCAACATTGCACTCGCCACTTATCAGCCCATCATCAAGCTCGCTAAAAAACTCATCGCAAGATAAATTTGCGTATTTGCAAAGAAGAGCTAAGACGTAGCTTATTGAGCCTATTTCACAGCGGATTAAATTTTCGCCGCCAAGCTCGCTATCTTCGATGCAAGAGATGTACTTAAACTCGTGCTCTTTTATCTTTTTTGCTAAATTTTTATCGCTCAAGCTTAGTAAATTTGCGATGCTTAAGCTTTTGCCTGCTATTAAATCATTAAATTTCATATCTTGCCCTTTTTTATAGTTAATACCCAATCAACTTGGTTAAATTTAAGCGAGTTCATCACTTCGCAGTTTAGATTATAGGCTAAATTTACAGCCTTTGTCACACCACTAAAATCGCCTATCTCAAATAAAAATATAATCACTTCGCCAGCCTCGCCAGCCTTTATCTGCTGTCCAAGAGCGCTCAAAAACTCACTCTTTAAGTGCCTAAGATCGACCCTTCTCATCTATCGACCTCGCCTAAGATGATATTTGTGCTACCAATTATCGTAGCGACGTCAGCAACGTACTGGCCTATCAATAAATCTTCATAAATAGCGCAGTGCCAAAAGCTTGGCGTGCGAATTTTTAGGCGGTACGGGCTTGCGCTGCCGTCTGAGTTTATATAAATTCCAAGCTCGCCCTTTGGTGACTCACTAGCGAAGTAAATTTCGCCCTTTGGGGGCTTTAGCCCCTGAGTTATCAGCACAAAATGCTGCATTAATGAGTAGTTTTGGCTCATTATCTGCTCTTTTGAGGCGCTCACATACTCTGGCGCGTCGGCGATGATAGCGGGGCTACTTGTCTGATACTTGCTAACGCACTGCTTTAAAATTTTCACGCACTCGCGCATCTCTTTCATATAAAGTAGATATCTCGCGTAGCAGTCGCCCTTTGTTGCGTAAGGCACGTCAAATTCTAGCTCGTCGTAGATGAGATATGGCTCTTCTTTTCTGATGTCGCGCGCGATGCCACTTGCTCTTAGCATTACGCCAGAGCAGCCGCTACTAAGGGCTAGCTCTTTGCTAACTACGCCCACATCTATTAGCCTTGCTTGCCAAATTCTATTTTCACTTAGCAGATCTTCATAAAGCGTGATGTCGCTTGGAAATTTCTCGCAAAATTTAAGCAGCTCCTCGCACCAGCCATCAGGTAGATCAAGCGGAACGCCACCGATCCTTATGGAGCTATGAGTTAGCCTTGCGCCGCAGTATTTTTCTATGAGATCAAGGACATATTCGCGCTCTCTAAATGCGTATAAAAAGACGCTCATTGCCCCCACGTCAAGGGCATGCGTGGCTAAAAATAAAAGGTGCGAGCTGATGCGGTTTAGCTCTAATAGCATAACTCGGATGATCTGCGCACGGCGAGGCACTTCTATGGCGCAAAGCTTCTCCACAGCCGCGCAAAATGCGTAGTTATTCGCACTTGATGCGATGTAATCCACCCTGTCAGTCACTGGGATAAACTCCTGATAGGTCATATTTTCAGCCATTTTTTCAACGCCTCGGTGCATGAAGCCAACCTCTGGTAAGGCTTTTACGACCTTTTCGCCGTCAAGCTCAAGCACAAGCTTTAACTGACCATGTGCACTTGGGTGTTGTGGGCCAAAA
This genomic interval from Campylobacter concisus contains the following:
- a CDS encoding NADH-quinone oxidoreductase subunit G; the protein is MKISINDQILEADEGESILNIARANGIYIPALCYLSGCSPTLACRLCMVEANGKVVYSCNAKAKEDMQIYTNTPEIAAERNAIMQTYCVNHPIQCGVCDKSGECELQNLTAHLNVKEQSFAITDTHKPHKKWGLINYDPALCIVCERCVTVCKDRIGESALKTVPRGVEVPKELKESMPKDAYAVFSKMQKSLIGPSVGESLDCSFCGECISVCPTGALISSHFQYSTNIWELNPIPAANPHQSDCELIYYDVKEKSTSDRSKQIYRVSNDFTFGEISGAARFGYDFHNELACKNEEKFEEIVLNIKNGAIKNIKFNSFITNEEALILERLREKFDLNLINNEALNYQKFLNKFSEFSGLSSYNADYEDIKKSDFIITAGSFLRHESPVTSFKLNNALKMNKAAGIYFHHIADEIVKKYSKNFIYVTHEAGELEQILLFILKNWGENLPIALTSKLTNFDENFGLDIQALSEGKSKFTLILGSDFYTDENANLLAALTGVIVRATPFRVMLIPPRTNSLGVAKICTLTSEKKPGKTLGYNENGDYKFSIFEGDIDTSALNQQEGTFTSINNALVPTNVAIPHKGYFLNDIANTLGLMAMAKDTIDYTPNLPKEKGYKGIKFDDLENFYANDSTSHRGYKLEISNFTPKEDIESLFKEKNEPNLKDGEALVSLANPINLPSFFANYATQTAKRAKLYASSEFMAKFEISQNEAIILEKDEHKLAICVELDSELGGVAAYLGDYDDKLDVGVIFNGKSYAPVKIIKAKDE
- a CDS encoding NADH-ubiquinone oxidoreductase subunit E family protein; the encoded protein is MRRVDLRHLKSEFLSALGQQIKAGEAGEVIIFLFEIGDFSGVTKAVNLAYNLNCEVMNSLKFNQVDWVLTIKKGKI
- the nuoD gene encoding NADH dehydrogenase (quinone) subunit D; this encodes MSQSPNRLKPFFENLEFEQNDGKMILNFGPQHPSAHGQLKLVLELDGEKVVKALPEVGFMHRGVEKMAENMTYQEFIPVTDRVDYIASSANNYAFCAAVEKLCAIEVPRRAQIIRVMLLELNRISSHLLFLATHALDVGAMSVFLYAFREREYVLDLIEKYCGARLTHSSIRIGGVPLDLPDGWCEELLKFCEKFPSDITLYEDLLSENRIWQARLIDVGVVSKELALSSGCSGVMLRASGIARDIRKEEPYLIYDELEFDVPYATKGDCYARYLLYMKEMRECVKILKQCVSKYQTSSPAIIADAPEYVSASKEQIMSQNYSLMQHFVLITQGLKPPKGEIYFASESPKGELGIYINSDGSASPYRLKIRTPSFWHCAIYEDLLIGQYVADVATIIGSTNIILGEVDR